One genomic region from Chitinivibrionia bacterium encodes:
- a CDS encoding 50S ribosomal protein L25 yields the protein MDKIKLTARVRKGAGKSYTRKARAEGWIPAAYYGFGIEPIKVEVNAHEFNLIVSRKQHNKLVELAGEGLPKDAVAVVREKQKDVIKDSVYYHIDFQAVDAKRPVKARSFLKLVGNSDALKMGAILNQAMYEVDLQGLSDKIPEIVELDISNLKTGDSAVAGDVKLPDGVSLITNKARVVARLLGKTK from the coding sequence TAAAATAAAATTGACGGCTCGTGTTCGCAAAGGCGCAGGAAAGTCATATACCCGCAAAGCAAGAGCTGAAGGTTGGATTCCCGCTGCTTACTATGGTTTTGGTATTGAGCCCATTAAAGTTGAAGTCAATGCTCACGAATTTAATTTGATTGTTTCAAGAAAACAACACAACAAATTGGTCGAACTTGCGGGCGAAGGGCTTCCTAAGGACGCTGTTGCGGTTGTTCGTGAAAAACAGAAAGACGTAATTAAAGACTCTGTTTATTATCACATCGACTTTCAGGCGGTTGACGCAAAACGTCCCGTTAAGGCAAGAAGTTTCCTTAAATTGGTCGGAAACAGCGACGCGCTTAAGATGGGCGCTATCTTAAACCAAGCTATGTACGAAGTTGATTTGCAAGGTTTGTCGGATAAAATTCCGGAAATCGTGGAGTTGGATATCAGCAACCTCAAAACAGGCGATTCGGCTGTTGCGGGCGATGTTAAACTTCCCGACGGCGTAAGTTTGATTACGAACAAAGCGAGAGTTGTTGCGCGCCTTTTGGGAAAAACTAAGTAA